One Campylobacter concisus DNA segment encodes these proteins:
- a CDS encoding NapH/MauN family ferredoxin-type protein, giving the protein MDKYNVRATVRNVSFLSTLITTTKDGKKRPSIRFWRIFTIVLVHLLFVLSYRVDVQILEGDISASRILGFHLADVFMSLQVFLATHEIHVNLLIGSLSILAFYIIFGGRGFCSWVCPYSLISEIAEKIHENLRAKKIVKPRVFDTKWRYAFTILFLALSFASSSLVFEIFNVVGIFSRFIIYGYFHAIWLVVAMLVVEIFFSRRAWCRYVCPVGATYSLLAKPNAIKVSWDKEKCDHCLVCTDVCLVPHVLFMTKKGAKTDDGKKLFRIAGADCTLCGRCIDVCHQDALKFDNGFKKLI; this is encoded by the coding sequence ATGGATAAATATAACGTTCGAGCGACGGTTAGAAACGTAAGCTTTCTAAGCACGCTAATAACGACTACAAAAGATGGCAAAAAGCGCCCAAGCATACGTTTTTGGCGTATTTTTACCATCGTGCTAGTTCATCTTTTATTTGTGCTCTCTTATAGGGTCGATGTGCAAATTTTAGAGGGCGACATTAGCGCCTCAAGGATACTTGGCTTTCACTTAGCAGACGTCTTTATGAGCTTGCAAGTCTTTTTGGCAACGCATGAAATTCATGTAAATTTACTAATCGGCTCGCTTAGTATCCTAGCCTTTTACATCATTTTTGGTGGCAGGGGCTTTTGCTCGTGGGTTTGCCCGTATTCACTTATAAGCGAGATAGCTGAAAAAATTCACGAAAATTTACGCGCCAAAAAGATAGTAAAACCGCGAGTTTTTGACACAAAGTGGCGATACGCTTTTACCATTTTGTTTTTGGCTCTTAGCTTTGCTAGCTCAAGTCTTGTCTTTGAAATTTTTAACGTCGTTGGGATATTTTCAAGATTTATCATCTATGGCTACTTTCACGCTATCTGGCTTGTTGTAGCTATGCTTGTGGTTGAGATTTTCTTCTCACGCAGGGCTTGGTGCAGATATGTCTGCCCTGTTGGAGCGACCTATTCTCTACTAGCAAAGCCAAATGCGATAAAGGTCAGCTGGGATAAAGAAAAGTGCGATCATTGCTTGGTTTGCACTGATGTTTGCCTAGTGCCACACGTGCTTTTTATGACAAAAAAGGGCGCAAAAACTGATGATGGTAAAAAGCTCTTTAGGATAGCAGGCGCTGACTGCACGCTTTGTGGCAGGTGTATCGACGTTTGCCACCAAGATGCACTTAAATTTGACAACGGCTTTAAGAAACTCATATAA
- a CDS encoding tetratricopeptide repeat protein: protein MKKSILFLAFAVLSLSANWDENMQNCINKSDVKACESFTKKLSSECENKDKTSCFLYADMLGRGLGVEKDMVRSYEIFKSLCENGSSEACYELATKYLQGNGVEQSFDLSANALDKACKMGSKRACNVLELVPKN from the coding sequence ATGAAAAAATCCATTTTATTTTTAGCCTTTGCCGTTTTATCTCTAAGTGCAAACTGGGATGAAAATATGCAAAACTGCATCAACAAAAGTGACGTAAAAGCTTGCGAGAGCTTTACTAAAAAGCTTTCAAGCGAGTGCGAGAACAAAGACAAAACCTCTTGCTTTTTATATGCTGACATGCTAGGCCGAGGTCTTGGCGTGGAGAAAGATATGGTTAGATCTTATGAGATATTTAAGTCGCTTTGCGAAAATGGCAGCAGCGAAGCTTGCTACGAGCTAGCTACAAAATATCTGCAAGGAAACGGCGTAGAGCAGAGCTTTGATCTATCTGCAAATGCCCTTGATAAAGCTTGCAAAATGGGCAGCAAACGAGCTTGCAACGTCTTAGAGCTTGTGCCTAAGAATTAA
- a CDS encoding ABC transporter permease — translation MNNLFLIAKLDVKESFRSRWFAIYALLFSALMIGFLFSGVTDSRVLGFSGLTRALLLFIQICVIIVPIFILISTVRSINQDRDTNLLEYVLSFPLSLKEYYFGKALGRTFVVFVPLLFSLLLCVVVGFIKGVSIPWGVLVLYFGLLFSLSIVFLSLGFFISSLIKNQETGQGVAFLLWLIMLAFIDLALIGLLMRSSVDEYIIYSIAMLNPIELFRIAALSLFDPNLAVIGTASYFILGTFSKATFVAYAIIYPLVLGAILLVCGYLGFSKRDLV, via the coding sequence GTGAATAACCTTTTTTTAATAGCAAAACTAGACGTCAAAGAGTCGTTTCGCTCGAGGTGGTTTGCGATCTATGCGCTTCTTTTTTCTGCTTTGATGATAGGATTTTTATTTAGCGGAGTGACCGACTCACGCGTGCTAGGCTTTTCTGGGCTAACAAGGGCGCTACTTTTGTTTATACAAATTTGCGTCATCATCGTGCCGATATTTATCCTAATTTCAACCGTTAGAAGCATAAATCAAGACAGGGACACAAACCTGCTTGAGTACGTGCTAAGCTTCCCGCTAAGCCTTAAAGAGTACTACTTTGGCAAGGCGCTTGGGCGGACGTTTGTCGTTTTTGTGCCGCTTTTGTTCTCGCTTTTGCTTTGCGTGGTGGTTGGCTTTATAAAGGGCGTGTCGATACCTTGGGGCGTGCTGGTGCTTTACTTTGGCCTACTTTTTAGCCTAAGTATCGTATTTTTGTCGCTTGGCTTTTTCATCTCAAGCCTTATCAAAAACCAAGAAACAGGACAAGGCGTGGCGTTTTTGCTCTGGCTTATCATGCTGGCTTTTATCGACCTAGCGCTCATCGGGCTGCTTATGCGAAGCTCAGTCGATGAGTACATCATCTACTCTATCGCGATGTTAAATCCGATCGAGCTTTTTAGGATAGCAGCGCTTAGCCTTTTTGATCCAAATTTAGCAGTCATCGGCACTGCGTCTTACTTTATCTTAGGCACATTTTCAAAAGCGACTTTCGTAGCTTATGCTATCATCTATCCTTTGGTGCTTGGCGCGATCTTGCTAGTTTGCGGCTATTTGGGCTTTAGCAAGAGAGATCTTGTTTGA
- a CDS encoding ABC transporter ATP-binding protein has translation MIDIKEVTKIFGSQKILDSVSLNVKAGEKIAILGQNGAGKSSLMRIILGEFVPNSGSVAINGVNTLKDRKEALKFISFVPQTPPPLKFSLRELCEFVCKSSNVKFEDIEKFSKLLELDLHANLNKSFYKLSGGMKQKMLIAIAFAKDSEILMFDEPTANLDVKARESFKNLLDNFTQNKTLVFISHRIDEIAHLLDRCVYMDLGKIIKEENLRSKSE, from the coding sequence TTGATAGATATAAAAGAAGTAACGAAAATTTTTGGCTCGCAAAAGATACTTGATAGCGTCAGTCTAAATGTAAAAGCTGGCGAAAAGATAGCGATACTTGGGCAAAATGGAGCTGGTAAAAGCTCGCTCATGCGTATCATCTTGGGCGAGTTCGTGCCAAATAGCGGAAGCGTCGCGATAAATGGCGTAAATACTCTAAAAGATAGAAAAGAGGCGCTAAAGTTTATCTCATTTGTGCCGCAAACCCCGCCACCACTTAAATTTAGCCTACGTGAGCTTTGCGAGTTTGTCTGCAAAAGCTCAAATGTCAAATTTGAAGATATTGAGAAATTTAGCAAGCTTTTAGAGCTTGACCTGCATGCAAATTTAAACAAGTCCTTTTATAAGCTCTCTGGCGGTATGAAGCAAAAGATGTTAATAGCCATCGCATTTGCCAAAGATAGTGAAATCTTGATGTTTGACGAACCAACGGCAAATTTAGATGTAAAAGCAAGGGAGTCTTTTAAAAATTTGCTCGATAATTTCACGCAAAATAAGACGCTAGTTTTCATCTCGCACCGCATAGACGAGATCGCTCATTTGCTTGATAGATGCGTCTATATGGACCTTGGCAAGATCATCAAAGAAGAAAATTTAAGGAGCAAGAGTGAATAA